A stretch of Rhododendron vialii isolate Sample 1 chromosome 4a, ASM3025357v1 DNA encodes these proteins:
- the LOC131321896 gene encoding enhancer of mRNA-decapping protein 4-like, with the protein MASPGNPNHVVGGSPFDMTKFFNPSPTPNPILQNPNNTSNLPSSYPPPPPASYPPPTGPYSYSPQLPQFNNNNNNHLQQYPPPPPFTNLHHQRSVPYSPPPLQPPPVQNPNAGAKLMALLGAPPSNLEKPQQPAVPMVLNPPFSYGSSEFSMPPNVPVLPSMSNLNLAMNMHPGPMRMPSSKLPKGRHLVGDHVVYDIDSRLEGELQPQLEVTPITKYVSDPGLLLGHQIAVNKTYICYGLKMGNVRVLNINTALRSLLKGLAQRVTDMAFFAEDVHLLASASENGRVYVWKITEGPDEEDKPQITGKLVIAIQIVGEGKSVHPQVCWHCHKQEVLVVGIGRCVLRIDTTKVGKGEVCSAEDPLICDVGNLIDGVQHVGKHEGEVTDLSMCQWMTTRLVSASTDGTIKIWEDRRQQPLVVLRPHDGQPVNSVTFLTAPHRPDHIVLVTGGPMNREVKIWTLSSEEGWLLPSDAEAWHCTQTLDLKSSAESRIEESFFNQVVALSQAGLLLLANAKKNAIYAVHLEYGPNPATTRMDYIAEFTVTMPILSFTGTSDLLPQGEQNVQVYCVQTQAIQQYALDLSQCLPPPLENMVLEKSDAIVLHEATSTEGFPTLEPSVSKLTEIPLASSAPKLSIHDSGYENAPMMRHIPSCGSMDATTSVDFVTSSLECSPIALPTVASNIDISCVASPPLPLSPRLSKNLSGLRSPKTGFEPGPVVDDRGGDQHIVEYSVDRQMDTVLSNLSDVPSLDDDTKNDENKLVRDDVSAIINQPMKFKHPTHLVTPSEILMATSSSETDYVTVLKSEGEANIQDVVAHSDMPNVEVDVKVVGETGFNQNNQTGSQGEPPNPVPGNKDRAFYSQASDLGIEMAKECCALSFDTYNVEESRQLAVATVAQPSNAEDDILESGKDITAKDVGSAIPAAVPQQVAPTTKGKKQKGKSAQGSGPSSPSPSAFNSTDSCSEPVVSSSIPSEQAVFTQIMKMQETLNQLKTMQKEAQKQVTMMVSDSVSKEGRRLETSLGKNMEKAVKANCDALWARFQEEKAKEEKSVRERTQQITGLITNCINKDLPALVEKTVKKELSGVGPNIARTIPPIIEKTASSSIAEAFQRGVGDKAVNQLEKSVNSKLEAAVARQIQAQFQTSGKQALQDSLKNSLEASVIPAFEMSCKAMFEQVDATFQKGMVEHTTAAQQQFDSTLSPLALALRDTITSASSLTQTLSGELADGQRKLLALAATSKVVNPLVSQLSNGLLGGLHDKIEAPWDPTTELSRLISEHKYEEAFNVALQRSDVSIVSWLCSQVDLPRILLMAPLPLSQGVLLSLLQQIACDISKDMSRKLTWMRDVAIAINPADPMIAMHVRPIFEQVYQIVNHHHRNLPTSSSADLSNIRLVLHVLNSMLMTCK; encoded by the exons ATGGCTTCCCCTGGAAACCCTAACCACGTAGTGGGAGGAAGCCCATTCGACATGACCAAGTTCTTCAACCCCTCTCCAACTCCAAACCCTATTTTGCAAAACCCTAATAACACCTCCAATTTACCCTCTTCTTATCCTCCACCCCCACCTGCTTCTTATCCTCCACCCACTGGCCCTTACTCCTACTCTCCTCAACTTCCCCAgtttaacaataataataataaccacCTTCAACAATACCCTCCTCCGCCTCCTTTCACTAACTTGCACCACCAGAGATCTGTCCCTtattctccaccaccacttcaaCCCCCTCCTGTTCAGAACCCTAATGCTGGGGCCAAACTCATGGCTTTACTGGGTGCCCCACCGTCGAATCTTGAAAAACCGCAACAACCCGCGGTGCCTATGGTTCTGAATCCACCTTTCTCGTACGGGTCTTCGGAATTCTCGATGCCCCCGAATGTTCCGGTATTGCCCTCGATGTCGAATCTCAATTTGGCCATGAATATGCATCCGGGTCCCATGCGAATGCCAAGTAGCAAACTGCCAAAGGGGCGCCATTTGGTTGGCGACCACGTGGTGTATGATATTGACTCGAGATTGGAAGGTGAGTTGCAGCCGCAACTCGAGGTTACTCCTATAACAAAGTATGTCTCGGATCCTGGACTTTTGTTGGGTCATCAAATTGCGGTCAATAAGACGTATATATGCTATGGACTGAAGATGGGCAATGTCCGTGTCCTTAACATAAACACCGCCTTGAGATCGTTGCTTAAAGGTCTAGCTCAG AGGGTCACGGACATGGCTTTCTTTGCTGAGGATGTTCACCTTTTGGCTAG TGCGAGCGAAAATGGGCGGGTTTATGTATGGAAGATTACTGAAGGTCCAGATGAAGAAGATAAGCCACAGATTACAGGAAAGTTAGTAATTGCTATTCAGATAGTAGGAGAAGGGAAATCTGTTCATCCACAAGTTTGTTGGCATTGCCACAAACAA GAAGTTCTGGTTGTTGGGATTGGACGTTGCGTTCTGAGAATCGACACTACAAAAGTTGGAAAAGGTGAAGTATGCTCGGCGGAGGATCCTCTAATATGTGATGTTGGTAATTTGATTGATGGGGTCCAGCATGTTGGTAAACACGAGGGAGAAGTGACGGATTTGTCTATGTGCCAATGGATGACTACCCGTTTGGTTTCTGCTTCAACTGATGGCACG ATAAAAATCTGGGAGGACCGCAGACAGCAACCACTTGTGGTTCTGAGGCCACACGACGGTCAGCCTGTTAATTCTGTTACATTCTTGACTGCCCCTCATCGCCCAGATCACATTGTTCTCGTAACAGGG GGTCCAATGAATCGGGAAGTGAAGATATGGACCTTATCAAGTGAAGAAGGCTGGCTGCTCCCTAGTGATGCTGAGGCATGGCATTGTACCCAGACATTGGACTTGAAGAGTTCAGCTGAATCTCGAATTGAAGAGTCCTTCTTTAATCAAGTTGTGGCCCTGTCTCAAGCAGGTCTCCTCTTATTAGCAAATGCCAAGAAGAATGCTATATATGCTGTACACTTAGAGTATGGTCCCAATCCGGCCACAACACGAATGGATTACATTGCTGAGTTCACTGTAACCATGCCGATTTTAAGTTTTACGGGGACCAGTGATTTATTACCTCAGGGCGAACAGAATGTTCAGGTTTATTGTGTACAGACACAGGCTATTCAGCAGTATGCTTTGGACTTATCCCAGTGCTTGCCGCCCCCTCTGGAAAATATGGTGTTAGAGAAATCAGATGCAATTGTGTTGCATGAGGCAACTAGCACTGAAGGATTTCctactctggaaccttctgTAAGTAAACTTACCGAGATTCCTTTAGCTAGTTCAGCACCCAAACTATCCATTCATGACAGTGGCTATGAGAATGCACCTATGATGAGACATATACCTAGCTGTGGTTCAATGGATGCCACCACCTCTGTGGACTTTGTTACTTCAAGTTTGGAATGTAGTCCTATAGCTTTGCCAACTGTAGCCAGCAATATTGATATTTCTTGTGTTGCATCGCCTCCTTTACCTTTGAGTCCGAGGTTGTCTAAAAACCTCTCCGGTTTGAGAAGTCCAAAAACTGGCTTTGAGCCAGGTCCTGTGGTTGATGATCGTGGTGGAGATCAACACATTGTGGAATATTCAGTTGATAGGCAAATGGATACAGTTCTTTCAAACTTGTCTGATGTCCCTTCATTGGATGATGATACAAAAAATGACGAAAACAAGCTTGTACGAGATGATGTTTCTGCTATTATCAATCAGCCTATGAAGTTCAAGCACCCAACTCATCTGGTTACTCCGTCGGAAATATTGATGGCTACTTCATCTTCTGAAACTGACTATGTTACTGTACTGAAGAGTGAGGGAGAAGCAAACATTCAAGATGTGGTTGCCCATAGTGATATGCccaatgttgaggtggatgttaAGGTTGTGGGTGAAACCGGATTTAATCAGAATAATCAAACTGGCTCTCAGGGAGAACCTCCCAACCCTGTTCCAGGAAATAAAGACAGAGCATTTTACTCGCAGGCCTCTGATCTTGGCATTGAGATGGCCAAGGAATGTTGTGCATTGTCATTTGACACTTATAACGTAGAGGAATCCCGACAACTTGCTGTTGCTACTGTAGCTCAACCTTCAAATGCCGAGGACGACATCCTTGAATCCGGTAAGGATATAACGGCAAAAGATGTCGGTTCAGCCATACCTGCAGCAGTTCCACAACAGGTGGCACCAACTACGAAAGGGAAAAAGCAGAAGGGTAAGAGCGCTCAAGGATCGGGTCCATCGTCACCATCTCCTAGTGCTTTCAATTCAACGGATTCTTGCAGTGAGCCTGTTGTTAGTTCAAGCATTCCTTCTGAGCAAGCTGTCTTTACACAAATTATGAAAATGCAGGAAACGCTTAATCAG TTAAAGACCATGCAAAAAGAAGCGCAGAAGCAGGTGACAATGATGGTCTCTGATTCAGTTTCTAAAGAAGGTAGAAGACTGGAGACCTCCCTAGGGAAGAACATGGAGAAAGCTGTCAAGGCCAATTGTGATGCATTATGGGCTCGTTTTCAAGAAGAGAAAGCGAAAGAGGAGAAATCAGTACGAGAGCGTACACAACAAATAACAGGTTTGATCACTAACTGCATAAACAAGGACTTGCCTGCTTTGGTGGAGAAAACAGTGAAGAAGGAATTAAGTGGGGTTGGACCAAACATAGCTCGCACAATTCCTCCCATTATTGAAAAAACAGCATCTTCATCTATTGCAGAGGCATTCCAG AGAGGAGTTGGCGACAAGGCAGTCAATCAACTGGAGAAATCAGTAAATTCGAAGCTTGAAGCTGCTGTTGCCAGGCAGATCCAAGCTCAATTCCAAACTTCTGGAAAGCAAGCTCTTCAG GACTCTTTGAAGAATAGTTTGGAAGCTTCAGTGATCCCCGCCTTTGAAATGTCATGCAAAGCCATGTTTGAGCAAGTTGATGCTACCTTCCAGAAAGGAATGGTTGAACATACAACTGCAGCTCAGCAGCAGTTCGACTCCACTCTCTCTCCACTGGCACTCGCTTTAAGG GACACCATTACTTCAGCATCGTCTCTGACTCAAACGTTAAGTGGGGAATTGGCTGATGGTCAAAGGAAGTTGTTAGCTCTTGCCGCAACTTCGAAGGTGGTTAATCCATTGGTTTCCCAACTGAGCAATGGACTTTTGGGTGGTCTCCATGACAAG ATTGAGGCACCTTGGGATCCAACCACAGAGTTATCTAGATTGATATCTGAACACAAATATGAGGAAGCTTTCAACGTAGCACTGCAAAGAAGTGATGTTTCTATTGTGTCTTGGTTATGCTCTCAG GTTGATTTACCGAGGATATTGTTAATGGCTCCTCTCCCGTTGAGCCAAGGAGTACTGCTATCACTTCTGCAGCAGATAGCCTGTGATATAAGCAAGGATATGTCCCGAAAGTTGACGTGGATGAGAGACGTGGCGATTGCTATAAACCCAGCTGACCCCATGATAGCGATGCATGTTCGTCCCATCTTCGAGCAAGTCTATCAGATTGTAAACCACCACCATCGTAACCTTCCCACAAGTTCCAGTGCTGATCTATCTAATATCCGTCTTGTCTTGCACGTTCTCAACTCCATGTTGATGACCTGTAAATGA
- the LOC131321894 gene encoding cytochrome c oxidase assembly protein COX15 isoform X1, with the protein MESKLVWLLQRRSKALNHIYNNIKHASTRVLNEQPSPSSPSSLLNPSRFFSSVSGRSAASSTCVAGRKSVIYGFRALHRHHKDFYKPSYRTMSTASVASIESKEGLKLLVTAGPHAQKVIGIWLFASAAWVFSMVILGGVTRLTRSGLSMTDWKFSGSLPPMSDEDWLIEFEKYKQSPEYKRVNKGMNIDDFKFIYWMEYAHRMWGRALGVMFALPFSYFMRKGYITLRLGLRLSALFALGAGQGLIGWWMVKSGLEEPPSEYTQPRVSPYRLAAHLTSAFVIYCGLFWTALSVVMPEPPAESVAWVRGAAKVKRLALPLSVLVGITAVSGAFVAGNDAGHAFNTFPKMGDTWIPDDVLSMKPLLRNFFENTSTVQLDHRILAAATLVSICGFWWSTRKLDIHPAIRSLIGSTMGMAALQVTLGISTLLSYVPVSLGTAHQAGALTLLTLMILLNHTVRKPSLSLLKSLPSVAKTT; encoded by the exons atggAGAGCAAACTGGTATGGCTTCTGCAGAGGAGGAGCAAAGCCCTAAATCACATTTACAATAACATAAAGCATGCGTCGACTAGGGTTCTGAATGAACAACCTTCGCCTTCATCGCCTTCGTCTTTGCTAAACCCTTCTAGATTCTTCTCCAGCGTTTCCGGCCGCAGCGCTGCTTCTTCGACTTGTGTTGCTGGTAGGAAATCCGTTATCTATGGCTTCAGAGCCCTCCATCGTCATCATAAG GATTTCTACAAGCCATCTTATCGTACTATGTCCACTGCCTCAGTTGCCTCTATTGAAAGTAAGGAGGGACTGAAGCTTCTTGTTACTGCAGGGCCACATGCTCAGAAAGTGATTGGGATATGGCTCTTTGCTTCTGCTGCATGGGTGTTTAGTATGGTGATACTTGGTGGTGTCACAAGACTTACCCGATCTGGTCTCTCAATGACTGACTGGAAATTCAGTGGTAGCCTTCCTCCGATGTCGGATGAGGATTGGTTGATTGAGTTTGAGAAATACAAGCAGTCCCCAGAGTACAAGCg TGTAAACAAAGGGATGAATATTGATGATTTCAAGTTCATATATTGGATGGAATATGCACATCGTATGTGGGGAAGGGCGCTGGGGGTTATGTTTGCTCTACCATTTTCATATTTTATGCGTAAAGGATATATTACCTTACGACTTGGTCTAAGACTCTCTGCGCTATTCGCCCTCGGTGCTGGACAGGGATTAATTGGTTGGTGGATGGTTAAAAGTGGGCTAGAA GAACCACCATCTGAATACACACAGCCAAGAGTAAGCCCTTACCGCTTAGCAGCTCATCTAACTTCAGCATTTGTAATTTATTGTGGCCTATTTTGGACTGCTCTTTCTGTTGTAATGCCTGAACCACCTGCTGAATCAGTAGCTTGGGTTCGCGGGGCAGCAAAGGTTAAGAGACTTGCCCTTCCCCTAAGCGTTCTTGTTGGCATCACTGCTGTCTCTGGGGCTTTTGTTGCGGGGAATGATGCT GGCCATGCATTTAATACATTCCCAAAGATGGGTGATACATGGATTCCGGATGATGTTTTAAGTATGAAGCCACTTTTGCGGAACTTCTTTGAGAATACATCAACAGTGCAG CTCGACCATCGTATCTTAGCAGCTGCAACGTTGGTTTCTATCTGTGGCTTTTGGTGGTCAACAAGAAAACTGGATATTCATCCTGCTATACGATCTTTGATTGGAAGCACCATGGGCATGGCTGCTCTTCAG GTCACTTTAGGGATATCGACACTCCTGTCGTATGTACCTGTCTCGCTAGGCACTGCTCATCAGGCTGGAGCTCTAACTTTATTGACACTGATGATCCTTCTCAATCACACAGTCCGAAAGCCATCTCTTTCGCTTCTGAAGTCTCTCCCTTCCGTTGCAAAAACAACCTAG
- the LOC131321894 gene encoding cytochrome c oxidase assembly protein COX15 isoform X2, with product MGIRPNIVEFLTDTIQGLQENNAGIQLFSIKDFYKPSYRTMSTASVASIESKEGLKLLVTAGPHAQKVIGIWLFASAAWVFSMVILGGVTRLTRSGLSMTDWKFSGSLPPMSDEDWLIEFEKYKQSPEYKRVNKGMNIDDFKFIYWMEYAHRMWGRALGVMFALPFSYFMRKGYITLRLGLRLSALFALGAGQGLIGWWMVKSGLEEPPSEYTQPRVSPYRLAAHLTSAFVIYCGLFWTALSVVMPEPPAESVAWVRGAAKVKRLALPLSVLVGITAVSGAFVAGNDAGHAFNTFPKMGDTWIPDDVLSMKPLLRNFFENTSTVQLDHRILAAATLVSICGFWWSTRKLDIHPAIRSLIGSTMGMAALQVTLGISTLLSYVPVSLGTAHQAGALTLLTLMILLNHTVRKPSLSLLKSLPSVAKTT from the exons ATGGGCATTCGTCCTAATATCGTAGAATTTCTTACTGATACCATTCAAGGCTTACAAGAAAATAATGCCGGCATTCAACTCTTCAGTATCAAG GATTTCTACAAGCCATCTTATCGTACTATGTCCACTGCCTCAGTTGCCTCTATTGAAAGTAAGGAGGGACTGAAGCTTCTTGTTACTGCAGGGCCACATGCTCAGAAAGTGATTGGGATATGGCTCTTTGCTTCTGCTGCATGGGTGTTTAGTATGGTGATACTTGGTGGTGTCACAAGACTTACCCGATCTGGTCTCTCAATGACTGACTGGAAATTCAGTGGTAGCCTTCCTCCGATGTCGGATGAGGATTGGTTGATTGAGTTTGAGAAATACAAGCAGTCCCCAGAGTACAAGCg TGTAAACAAAGGGATGAATATTGATGATTTCAAGTTCATATATTGGATGGAATATGCACATCGTATGTGGGGAAGGGCGCTGGGGGTTATGTTTGCTCTACCATTTTCATATTTTATGCGTAAAGGATATATTACCTTACGACTTGGTCTAAGACTCTCTGCGCTATTCGCCCTCGGTGCTGGACAGGGATTAATTGGTTGGTGGATGGTTAAAAGTGGGCTAGAA GAACCACCATCTGAATACACACAGCCAAGAGTAAGCCCTTACCGCTTAGCAGCTCATCTAACTTCAGCATTTGTAATTTATTGTGGCCTATTTTGGACTGCTCTTTCTGTTGTAATGCCTGAACCACCTGCTGAATCAGTAGCTTGGGTTCGCGGGGCAGCAAAGGTTAAGAGACTTGCCCTTCCCCTAAGCGTTCTTGTTGGCATCACTGCTGTCTCTGGGGCTTTTGTTGCGGGGAATGATGCT GGCCATGCATTTAATACATTCCCAAAGATGGGTGATACATGGATTCCGGATGATGTTTTAAGTATGAAGCCACTTTTGCGGAACTTCTTTGAGAATACATCAACAGTGCAG CTCGACCATCGTATCTTAGCAGCTGCAACGTTGGTTTCTATCTGTGGCTTTTGGTGGTCAACAAGAAAACTGGATATTCATCCTGCTATACGATCTTTGATTGGAAGCACCATGGGCATGGCTGCTCTTCAG GTCACTTTAGGGATATCGACACTCCTGTCGTATGTACCTGTCTCGCTAGGCACTGCTCATCAGGCTGGAGCTCTAACTTTATTGACACTGATGATCCTTCTCAATCACACAGTCCGAAAGCCATCTCTTTCGCTTCTGAAGTCTCTCCCTTCCGTTGCAAAAACAACCTAG
- the LOC131321895 gene encoding chaperone protein dnaJ 11, chloroplastic-like → MIANLIPLSATCLGSSPSPRRKAAIRATATAAAVATKKAGSLYEVLRVRRNASPTEIKAAYWSLAKLHHPDASRSDGRGFIEIHDAYATLSDPTARTLYDLSLSDGPMSRQFGCSRSGFYSTRKWETDQCW, encoded by the coding sequence ATGATCGCAAACCTAATTCCCCTTTCCGCAACCTGCCTCGGATCCTCGCCGTCTCCCCGCCGCAAGGCAGCGATTcgcgccaccgccaccgccgctGCAGTGGCAACGAAGAAAGCGGGGAGCCTGTACGAGGTGCTGAGGGTGAGGCGAAACGCGTCGCCGACGGAGATCAAGGCGGCGTACTGGAGCTTGGCGAAACTACACCACCCCGACGCCTCGCGCTCCGACGGCCGTGGTTTCATCGAGATCCACGATGCCTATGCCACGCTGTCCGATCCCACGGCGAGGACGCTTTATGATTTGTCTTTGAGCGACGGACCGATGAGCCGACAGTTTGGATGCAGTCGGTCCGGATTTTACTCGACCCGAAAGTGGGAAACGGACCAATGTTGGTAG